Proteins from one Bacteroidota bacterium genomic window:
- a CDS encoding N-acetylneuraminate synthase family protein → MNNTIQIGNRFVGKGEPVFVIGEIGINHNGSMEIAKKLIDGAALAGCDAVKFQKRTPELCVPKEQRDIIRETPWGKMTYLEYRYLMEFDAAQYAEIDRYCKERKIMWFASCWDEESVDFIEQFKPVCYKAASAALTDLPLLRKKQGTNKPLILSTGMSTQHEIEYAMNELGTKNILIAHSTSTYPCPPEELNLKMISTLQTKYPDCPIGYSGHETGLAPTWAAVAMGAKFVERHITLDRAMWGSDQAASVEIGGLMRLVSNIRDIEKAFGDGVKKVYESELGPRKKLRRVREAVAA, encoded by the coding sequence AATTCAAATCGGCAATCGTTTTGTCGGCAAAGGAGAACCGGTATTTGTCATTGGCGAGATCGGAATCAACCACAATGGATCAATGGAGATTGCAAAAAAATTGATTGATGGCGCAGCTCTTGCGGGCTGTGATGCGGTGAAATTTCAGAAACGAACTCCAGAGTTATGCGTTCCCAAAGAACAACGGGACATCATTCGTGAAACTCCGTGGGGAAAAATGACATACCTTGAGTATCGATATTTAATGGAATTCGATGCTGCACAATATGCTGAGATCGACCGATACTGCAAAGAACGGAAAATTATGTGGTTTGCATCATGCTGGGACGAAGAATCAGTCGATTTTATTGAACAGTTCAAACCCGTCTGTTACAAAGCTGCTTCAGCAGCATTAACAGATCTTCCCTTATTACGAAAAAAGCAGGGAACGAATAAACCACTTATTCTTTCCACCGGAATGTCAACACAACATGAAATTGAATATGCAATGAATGAGCTTGGAACAAAAAATATTCTTATTGCCCATTCAACATCCACATATCCTTGTCCCCCGGAAGAACTGAACTTGAAAATGATATCAACACTGCAAACCAAATACCCTGACTGCCCAATTGGATATTCCGGACATGAAACAGGATTAGCTCCGACATGGGCTGCTGTAGCAATGGGAGCAAAATTTGTTGAACGACACATCACACTCGATCGCGCAATGTGGGGAAGCGATCAGGCGGCATCCGTCGAAATTGGCGGCCTCATGCGCCTTGTTTCAAATATTCGTGACATCGAAAAAGCATTTGGTGACGGTGTAAAGAAAGTATATGAAAGCGAACTAGGTCCAAGGAAAAAACTTCGCCGTGTGAGAGAGGCGGTTGCAGCGTAA
- a CDS encoding substrate-binding domain-containing protein, translating to MVFIVYNPEEKTIALQFALRFEEAGIATHLFRHEDKEENVKALAMSKAVILILSPFSLTTFNMYKPEIENAQRSKKTIFPLLYGMSRAEFDTKQTQWKEVVGSSATMHVKEETIGESIPKIVSGLRGIGIKPNPLPDIHTITFIRSQLRNDYLLQKQIPPISSKEREKKRSRIVPLLVGITVVFLALAGGYFYFQSDPLIEERTILRIHGSNTIGAKLLPSIVEGFIHNIGGTAIQWRTGKVPQEKYAVFSHPDSMAKLVIEVFAHGSAFAFKDLRNNTCDIGMSSREIKYDEAILLQTKGLGNMYSSSNEHVLALDGLAIIVHPSNPVKTLTVEQVGKIFSGEIVNWKSLTGENATITLYARDTNSGTHETFHQLVMKRIREDQISGDAKFYEDSGELSRAVEMDPHAIGFLGFTYANENKVIAISESNSDPLFANFLTIGREDYPLARRLYLYTSATPANQLVREFVRYALSEKGQHIVHANKFVDLNVRVENNPSISTNASKAYTEFVQNAKRISVNLRFQRGKDFLDTKAQSDLERVVEFLKENNYPQLKLIGFTDTDEKNSSRERLSLEQAEEIAGEFKARGINIPPSNIAGFGAEDAITTSKTSVGKFKNRRVEVWLQ from the coding sequence ATGGTTTTTATTGTTTACAATCCTGAAGAAAAAACGATTGCCTTACAATTTGCACTACGGTTTGAGGAAGCCGGAATTGCAACACATTTATTTCGTCACGAAGACAAGGAGGAAAATGTCAAAGCACTGGCGATGTCAAAAGCAGTCATTCTGATACTTTCTCCTTTTTCCTTGACCACGTTCAATATGTATAAGCCGGAGATTGAAAATGCTCAGCGCTCAAAAAAAACTATTTTTCCTTTATTGTACGGGATGAGTAGAGCAGAATTCGACACAAAACAGACTCAATGGAAAGAGGTTGTCGGATCTTCTGCAACGATGCACGTTAAAGAAGAAACAATCGGAGAAAGTATCCCAAAGATTGTTTCTGGATTGAGGGGTATTGGAATAAAACCAAACCCATTACCCGATATTCATACGATCACATTTATTCGGTCCCAACTTCGAAACGATTATTTACTGCAAAAACAGATTCCGCCTATTTCCAGCAAAGAGAGAGAAAAAAAGAGAAGCAGGATCGTACCATTGCTTGTCGGCATTACAGTAGTATTTCTTGCTCTTGCCGGAGGATATTTTTATTTCCAATCAGATCCTCTGATCGAAGAAAGAACTATTTTACGAATTCACGGATCGAATACGATTGGAGCAAAGTTGCTTCCTTCAATCGTGGAAGGATTCATTCACAACATTGGCGGGACGGCAATTCAATGGCGAACGGGAAAGGTCCCACAAGAGAAATATGCTGTCTTTTCTCACCCGGATTCTATGGCGAAACTTGTTATCGAAGTCTTTGCTCACGGTTCAGCGTTTGCATTCAAGGACCTAAGGAATAATACATGCGATATTGGAATGTCATCCCGAGAAATTAAATACGACGAAGCAATTTTACTTCAGACCAAAGGATTAGGAAATATGTACAGTTCTTCAAATGAACATGTGCTTGCACTTGATGGACTTGCGATTATTGTTCATCCCAGTAATCCAGTAAAAACACTTACAGTGGAACAGGTTGGCAAGATCTTTTCTGGTGAAATTGTCAATTGGAAATCACTTACCGGAGAGAATGCCACGATTACGCTTTATGCCCGCGATACTAATAGTGGAACACATGAAACGTTTCACCAACTTGTGATGAAACGTATCCGGGAGGATCAGATTTCCGGCGATGCAAAATTTTATGAAGACAGCGGCGAGTTATCTCGAGCGGTTGAAATGGATCCACATGCAATCGGGTTTTTAGGATTCACCTATGCGAATGAAAATAAAGTAATTGCAATCAGTGAAAGCAATTCCGATCCTCTGTTTGCAAATTTTTTGACGATCGGCCGAGAAGATTATCCACTTGCTCGACGGTTGTATTTATACACTTCAGCTACTCCTGCAAATCAATTAGTACGTGAATTTGTACGCTATGCACTCAGTGAAAAAGGACAGCACATTGTTCACGCCAATAAATTTGTCGATTTAAACGTTCGGGTGGAAAATAATCCTTCCATCTCAACGAATGCATCAAAAGCATATACAGAGTTTGTACAAAATGCAAAACGGATTTCTGTCAATCTTCGGTTCCAAAGAGGGAAAGATTTCCTGGATACAAAAGCACAATCAGACCTGGAACGTGTCGTGGAGTTTTTAAAAGAAAACAATTATCCACAATTAAAATTGATCGGATTTACCGATACTGATGAAAAAAACAGTTCACGTGAACGGTTATCCCTTGAACAGGCAGAAGAAATTGCGGGAGAGTTTAAAGCCCGAGGAATCAATATTCCGCCATCGAATATTGCCGGATTTGGTGCAGAAGACGCAATCACTACAAGCAAAACCTCAGTTGGCAAATTTAAAAATCGAAGAGTGGAAGTGTGGCTTCAATAA
- a CDS encoding sterol desaturase family protein, with protein sequence MYTIFQSYLLSWAIFGFIYWLDGQTGLSHFQSISHWHLGVQFLLFLITHDLYIYLFHQWQHRNKYLYRIHEAHHSVGDVDWLAGARSHSLEILINQTIEFLPIILLGAAPEVVLIKGIVDAVWGMYIHSNIDVHSGWLQYIINGPEMHRWHHSKGKGNSVNFGTKFALWDWLFGTAYLPRPEKPAEYGLSNSNFPEGYFSQHWFAFRSFRKK encoded by the coding sequence ATGTATACTATTTTTCAAAGTTACCTTCTAAGCTGGGCCATATTCGGTTTTATTTATTGGCTGGACGGTCAAACAGGGCTTTCACACTTTCAGAGTATTTCGCATTGGCATCTTGGAGTCCAGTTTTTGTTATTTCTGATAACGCACGATTTGTATATCTATCTGTTCCATCAGTGGCAGCATCGCAATAAATATCTCTATCGTATTCATGAGGCCCATCATTCTGTAGGTGATGTTGATTGGTTAGCGGGGGCCCGCTCGCATTCTTTGGAAATTCTGATCAACCAAACAATAGAATTTTTACCGATTATTCTTCTCGGTGCTGCTCCGGAAGTGGTATTGATCAAAGGAATCGTTGATGCCGTTTGGGGAATGTATATTCATTCGAATATCGATGTGCATTCGGGTTGGCTGCAGTATATTATTAATGGACCGGAGATGCACCGATGGCATCACTCTAAAGGAAAAGGAAATAGTGTAAATTTCGGGACAAAGTTTGCTCTGTGGGATTGGCTGTTCGGTACAGCCTACCTTCCTCGCCCCGAAAAACCGGCAGAATATGGATTGTCTAACTCCAACTTCCCGGAGGGATATTTTTCCCAACACTGGTTTGCCTTTCGTTCCTTCCGAAAGAAATAA